In the Entelurus aequoreus isolate RoL-2023_Sb linkage group LG21, RoL_Eaeq_v1.1, whole genome shotgun sequence genome, AAGCTGGTGTAGGTTCCAGCTCAACCTTCATAAGAAGCCatggtgcacaggtgtcaaactcaaggcccaacaacatcattttatctggcccaataaagtacttcatatttctcactaaatgtaatatattttcttcattttgacagaaaaaatatatgtaattgtaaataatatgtgtaatgttctttattttcaatggaacattttaagttttggtgttgtttactggcgtcatattgcagtctacacgtatctcttatgtgtgactgccatatactggtcacactcatcattacaccatgtaccaaataaaattgcttcgaggccggtaagcacaaccagaattattccgtacattaggttagaaggcgcactgtcgatttttgagaaaatgaaaggattttaagtgcgccttatagtccgttcTTCAAGAAACTTCCATTTTTGCACAGGGCGTGTTACAAAGGCTTACTTAGCAGAGCACAAGTATGGCGAATGGTAAGGATTGACCCTGCAAAAATtagggccctaagcagaatttgtTTTGGAAGTCAGCCCCGCCCCATCAGCGGGGGACACAATTGCGTcactggtttgattgattgattgattgaaacttttattagtagattgcacagttcagtacatattccgtacaattgaccactaaatggtaacacccgaataagtttttcaacttgtttaagtcggggtccacgtaaatcaattcatggtaacccaTAACGTCAACTCTTACTAATGTAACGCATTGCTGCTTTTCACCACCAGGGGCTATGACATCAGCACTAATGTAACGCATTACCGCTTTTCACCACCAGGGGCTATGACATCAGCAGTAGAATGTTGCTGTTTTTCATCACTGACGGAGCAGGAAGTGGCTGGGGAATAAGTTTCATACGAAGCGCCCTGTCATACCTAATTGAAATATTACATGCGCCTCTTCATgcaaaatgccccccccccccccacgtatCACCAATATGGTCAGCATGTCTGAGAGTAGGAAGatgtttaaaatgtaaacatacaGTAAATGTTTTAGATCAGTTGTGTCAAACATACAGGTTttttgagtttgccaagtataaaaatgagctgttttttttttttaacgaaagaaactgctgttctaaatgtgtccactggatgtcacaatagcaattctgttagggaAGCAaacggtacacagtaaagggtgactgtggctcctcctcctcctcctcctcgacccacatgaaacttaaaacctgccgttttatgtcttctgcttcgaacacatcgtcatttggcgccctcgttgccccaaaatgtctctgtcaaacacgataAAATTTAACTTAACcaatttgaatagtttttacctccgtttcttacggtttgttgagttagcgccGGATCCAATCCCAGAaagtgcaataatgttatatgtgtatatgtatatatatgaatatgtatggaTAAATGcatatgtgtggatatatacatatatatagatacatatcttcttttttatctttttattactatttattttactaaattattgtgtatgcaccttaggggatctgctccaatttcgttgttcctTGAACCTTGTTCAAagtaatagtgcttacaaagtacaaagaagaagaattatgagaaatactttcaaccttattgaaagtaagatattcttcatctgagtatgttaataatgactgaattaattaattacatattacaaaactgttgtgtatactaattcacagatgttattttattatatcaaaaggtcagtaaatgattctatatatttgtaaacgctctgaagtgggaaatgggtaggattaaataaactttgcttcttcctactccttttccgacATGAtgaaaagtgaaatgatatgaaattgtgatgtattatactgtaagtgtgttcatgttcgaaaataaactaaaagaaagaaagaaagaaagaacctgttcactgtaataatgacaaataaaatgaCATTCTATTctagaaagactgtgacttaaagtttgatcctggctttgtagatgcaCTGAGAAAAAGTCCAAGCTCATTGTGTTTCTGAAGCTgcgccaatttcctcagaattttccacaaacatgaagtgttttgtccaaaggattatttgtgatttgaacattttcatcatgtgctcgttctattttgggccaaagtaaaacaaagaaaacaacctggagttgtctttatttttaagttatcatgccatgattttaccatttagATGTTAGTGCTCATTTGAAACAGTTATGCTTTATAAAACACTAATTATGTACGTTACCAGGCAGGCCCAACTGAACACAATAAATGCTTGAAAAAGCAAATTTGACACAAATCTCATGCTGAAAGGGATTTTTTTAACCAAATTTTACCTCCATCTTGTACCCCTTCTCCACCTCATTGCCAGTGGGCATGTCGTAGCCCGATTTCTTCCCGCTGTCATATCCGTAGGACTTGTAAGGCGAAGGAGCCTTGTGATAGTTCTTCTCCTGCATGTAGACGTAGGACTTGTAATCGCCGGGATATCCCCCCATGCTGTCACCGCGGCCCGAGTCTGTGTCTGTGACGATGGTGGGCACCAGGGGCTCCTCTGTGGTTTCATACAGGGGCTCATCCGTCACAATTACGGGGGTCACGGTGTCTGGAGCGAGAGTTGTAGACTCGCCCGACTCTGAGgagtcatcctcctcctcctcgtcctcctcttcACTGTCCTGTGAGGACAAAAATGGAGTGAAAAACATCATTTGAATCTGGTCTGAAAAAACTAACCTATTCATTGTTTCCTGTCTGGAATGGACATTTACTGTTTTTAAGTTGAATTGGAGCGGTAATTGTTTTTTGGTGACACCCAATGATCACAAAAATGTATTAAGTTAAGCTCAAATGCAGTatgttgaatgatgtggacacgtttgttactgaatactttttaatacgcttctgccttggagacttggtatgtgtaagtaatatgcaactctaATTAAAAATGTGCTGTTGTATTGTTCAGTGAATATTGCGTATGTCTAGCTTTtgtgctactgtgtgcttagctgttgtgtagatgCTAGCTCCTAATAGCTTATAGcctatatttttacttttttaaatgactCGACTAAAATACAGGAAACGGCGGGCTTattagaggacatttagatgttaactggctgtccgataagtaaacacgctgcaggactgcttgtggtAAAACTAATTATGCAAACTTTAGATGCAAGTCGATATAATCtgatacttgttttgttttttttatgctacTATTGTAccggagtttaaaaaaaaaggtgcgtAGGAATATGTATTGCAGTTGGAAGCCACCCTAAATTTGGGCCTGGGCCACTCTTCGACACCCATGCTCTACTCAATATCACACTGGCATGGGAACAGGAGCTCAGAACATCCCATTAAAAGTCATATTTAACAAATAAGAATCATTCCTTTCAATTAATTGACTTTTCATTTTTACTTACACTTTCTTccgaatcatcatcatcatcatcattgtctTCGTCATCGTTGTTGTCGACAGGGGGTGTATCTGACGCGGCAGGATCCGTGGTTTCATAGTTGTTATAATTGACTACAGCTGGGGTGTCGACTGCTacctgctataaaaaaaaaaaaaaagtctcaaacAGCGTCGCAGTCGATCTAGTGATTATTCAGGAttgatcaaaattaaatgaattcTAGCTCACCTTGTCAGAATTGTCGCTGCTCTCATCTGAGTCGAAAATAGCTGGTGCCAGAAACCTCTGCAAAGCCTGTGTGAAGTTGAGACGTTTGCCACATTAGAGGGATATTACACTTTTATTCAAGCGTTGGATTCAAAAAATGGTAAAAGGGCTGCACCATTTCCTTACTTAGACttgaaatcacaattattttgaagaaactataatataaaacacgttttcagttatttcacctttttttgttaagtacataactccacatgtgttcattcatagttttcatgccttcagtgacaatccacaacagaggtgtccaaacattttccagcgagggccacatagagaaaaattaaaggatgcgagggccacttttgtacatttgtatatgaaaaatactcaaaccaaaacaatgtaggtgaacatacagtatgctaacatttgaggaaaaaaaacatatacatcttagctttgtgttatagataacaaagcaataaaataattaatgattattttaataaggattttatttgtatttacactaccgttcaaaagtttggggtcacccaaacaattttgtggaatagccttcatttctaagaacaagaatagactgtcgagtttcagatgaaagttctctttttctggccattttgagcgtttaattgaccccacaaatgtgatgctccagaaactcaatctgctcaaaggaaggtcagttttgtagcttctgtaacgagctaaactgttttcagatgtgtgaacatgattgcacaagggttttctaatcatcaattagccttctgagccaatgagcaaacacattgtaccattagaacactggagtgatagttgctggaaatgggcctctatacacctatgtagatattgcaccaaaaaccagacatttgcagctagaatagtcatttaccacattagcaatgtatagagtgtatttctttaaagttaagactagtttaaagttatcttcattgaaaagtacagtgcttttccttcaaaaaaaaggacatttcaatgtgaccccaaacttttgaacggtagtgtaactccacatgtgctcattcatagttttcatgccttcagtgaaaatctacaacagaggtgtccaaacattatccagcgagggccacatagagaaaaatgaaaggatgcgagggccacttttatacattttgcttatgaaaaatactcaaaccaaaacaatgtaggtgaacatatgctaacatttgaaaaaaaaaaaacttctacatcttagctttgtgttacagataacaaagcaataaaataattCATGATTAATTTAATAaagatttaatttgtatttatgtgaactgtgctctaaagtaagcttgtatttactatTATTgctaagagggatgtgtgctatggctgagTTGTTTTTTTCCTTGGTCTCagtctctccaggggcccaggcttagaccgattttaaactgtttacctgtatctcaccttttttgtaaggggcgccggaagttggcagacccgtcagcgatcctgttctgtctccctgtaatgtttgtctgatcttgaatgggattgtgctgaaaatgttcatttcccctcagggattaataaagtatttctgattctgattatgatTATACCGTCAACTGAAACGCTTTTGAGAGCTTTAGTACAATCAAAAACATATGTCTCACAAGAAATGTGTACACTTTTgcatcatgacaggacacacggaaatcatcaaagaccttatagagtaagacgctcaggttgtcgaccattttggttttcaggtcccattttgggggggatttgATCCCGTTtaattttttatagttttttcttctaatttgggacctgtttagtttgtctatagcaggggtcggcaacccgcggctctagagccgcatgcggctctttagcgccgccctagtggctctctggagctttttttaaaatgtatgaaaaatggaaaaagatgaggaaaaaaaaaaagtttttgttttaatatggtttccgtaggaggacaaacatgacacaaacctccctaattgttataaagcacactgtttatattaaacatgcttcactgatttgagtatttggtgagcgccgttttgtactactaattttggcggtccttgaactcaccgtagtttgtttacaagtataactttctccgactttctaggacatgttttatgccacttctttttctatctcattttgtccaccaaacttttaacattgtgcgtgaatgcacacggtgagttttgttgatgttattgacttgtgtggagtgctaatcagacatatttggtcactgcaagctaatccatgctaacatgctatttaggctagctatatgtacatattgcagcattatgactcatttgtagctatatttgagctcatttagtttcctttaagtcctcttaattcaatttatatctcatgacacactatctgtatgtaatatggcttttaattttttgcggctccagacagatttgtttttgtatttttggtccaatatggctctttcaacattttgggttgccgacccctggtctatagaatgtgtcgtgggccaataaaaaccgagctgcgggctgcaaatggcccccgggtcgcactttggacacccctgatctacaatgtaaatagtcatgaaaataaagaaaacccattgaatgagaaggtgtgtccaaattgtggtctgtactgtatataatttaaaaattacATAGAAAATTATGTGaatatagttttttttctttattgcagCCCTTGTACAATATCAATTTTAATTGAAACCCTGTTGTACCCTGACAGCTGCTGCACGGATTTGGGAAACTCGGTCCACCTTTTTCCTGAAGATAGGAGCGGCAGGTCGTCTCACCTGCGAAGCAGAAGCACGTCAGTCAATGAGAATGTCAcactctctctgtctgtctgttgATACGCACCACTTCTTCAGAGCTCTCGGCAGAACTGTCATATTTTCTTGCCTGGAAAGCAAACAATGACAGTCAGTACGAAGCTATTGTGAAAAGACTTGACTATTGTAAATATGACAGCATTCCATAAAAATCCCCTGATACCGTTCTTTCAGTGGCCATTTTATGGAAGTATTGTTCGAGCAAAATCATTTGTAAATGTGCGGCTCagtctgtgcgtctgtaatccaattcacatgcctgtgtactagggttgtacggtataccggtactagtaaagtacagcgatactaatgaatcataatcggtactataccgcctctgaaaagtactggttctCCTTTTTTTGCACAGTTGTCAACATCATAAAATTGATgtattacgagcagaggagcatgttcggcagcgcacaatcacgggatacttacaagcagacacagtgtgtcgacacaaaagggagaatggacacattttggcttaaaaactaacattaAAGGTggagttataacactaaaacgcagctctgcaagaggtgctttaaacatGGCTACGTAGCTAGTGGCTaaaatccatccgcagtctgcagtgttttggcTACTTCTAAAACACCAATCCTCACttctatggcgacaaataaagtacgtttcttaaaagtatcatccctgcaggacgaggaatagctaaatatgcttcactacacactgtcggaggatacaatagctcaccgctaacaggctagttctcctcaatgtaaacaaatgccatgggtggatcgacacctgacatccactgtaatgataccaagtacaagagcgtatctactcgatactactatgattacatcgatcctgtaacaacttggtatcggatcaatacccaaatgtgtggtatcatccaaaacgaatgtaaagcatccaaacaacagaagaataagtgattgttacattttaacagaattgtAGATAGAGCATGTTGAAACAAAGTAACCAGGTatcaacagtaaattaacaagtaaattaataatccattttataccgcttgtccctcataatgttgacaaaataaatgaataagaaatgacacaatatcttattgcatacgtcagcagccaaattaggagcctttgtttgtttacttactaaaaaaagacaagttgtcttgtatgttcactattttatttgaggacaaaattgttctttgattgcaataagaaacaattATTAAATGGACcatgagattttttgttaaaataaagccaataatgccttattttgtgatcccctttatttagaaaagtatcaaagtatcgaaatacattttgggtaccagtaccggtaccaaaatactggtatcgggacaactctactgtgtactaatgtgtgtgtctgtttatCAATCTGTGTTGGCGTTGATGCTTAAAACAATGGACTTTTCATCACTTGTTTTACCAAAATGGCCGAAATGATCTGCTCCAGCCTATGTCGCCGACAGAGGAAACGCAATCATTTTGGCCGCTATGTAATTATTGATAACTTACTTGGATACAAAAATACATCTGGCCACTAAGTTACTGCTAAAACATGAACTTTTATTCACAGCGATCGATGAACAGTCCCTTGTTCTTAGCATCAACGCCAACATGAGTGGGGGCGGCTGCAAGGCGTCAACTAGTGGTGAATATAAGGAAAGGCAAGGTGAAGTTCCAGTCAAATCTTTTTGCATGTTCAAATCGTTGTACAGACATACAGatgtgtcgcaaaagtcacgtgtaaaaagacagccattagagggttcctgcttcacacacgtttaaattctcacacacatgccGATCGAAATACTGTGTGTAATGATCTaattcacaggtgtcaaactcatggccCAAACCACTTCATTTCAtatggccctcgaaagcctggaaataatatgtatcattgaaatactgtaacttttctcactcactgtattctttctttctattttgggagacaaaaaatatatgtactccatgtgatcgcaaattatgttaacttaaatattgtctaattgtgcaaaaatgtattatcaaacattcaaaccattttttaaaccgaaataaatactaatagtaaTGATTtccaagcaagttatccattaaattgtgcaatgtaaaagt is a window encoding:
- the spp1 gene encoding osteopontin, with protein sequence MKVAVVFVLLFAGVLCRSARKYDSSAESSEEVVRRPAAPIFRKKVDRVSQIRAAAVRALQRFLAPAIFDSDESSDNSDKQVAVDTPAVVNYNNYETTDPAASDTPPVDNNDDEDNDDDDDDSEESDSEEEDEEEEDDSSESGESTTLAPDTVTPVIVTDEPLYETTEEPLVPTIVTDTDSGRGDSMGGYPGDYKSYVYMQEKNYHKAPSPYKSYGYDSGKKSGYDMPTGNEVEKGYKMESYPQVHSDLLEGDSSTPEEESENLDTSGPSENQDVLPAEEEEEENAGTTDSGSSSNPEEEEEESASQEAAATPGAADSDSDESESSESDSDERGTGPGPNADTVVITAK